A segment of the Candidatus Bathyarchaeota archaeon genome:
GGCAACAAAGGGACTCTTAAAATCATAGCCTTATGCATAGCCTGTTTGCTTGTTGGCGTCGCCATCGGCATCTACATCACTGTGCCGCCTAACGCGCCGGACTACGTTATCAGCCAACAGGGCCGCTTGGTGGTTGCCGAAAACTCCCTGGGCATCGTAGCCTTCAGCGGCGCAGACGCCTCCCAAGTCATAAACGACGCCACCCACAGCGGCAACTCCGTTTACATAAAATCAGGCACCTACAACCTCACCGCTCCAATCGTGGTTTTCTCCAACAGCATCCTTATAGGCGAAGGCACCGACGACCCCGTGCTGGGCACCAGCGACTCCGCCACGCGCCTGGTCCGCAGCCCCACCCTAAATGGGTCCATCATCACCGGAGCCAACGTATACAACGTGCTTATCAAAACCCTCTCCATAGACGGCGCCCGAATAAACAGCACCATCACAAACGAGTTCTGCGACGGCGTACACTTCGACGTAATCAAACGCAGCCGCCTCGAAGGCATCGCTGTGTATGACTGCATGGGCAACGGCATCTGCCTCACAGGTTCAGGAAGCATCGAGAACCGAATCGTCTACTGCAGCGTCCGCCACAACAACATGAACGGTATTCTGCAGCAGTTGCAGTCGGATTCGTCGGTGTACTTCTGTGAAGTAGGCGGCAACGGCTACGATGGGCTACGCCTCTACACCTCAGGCAACAACCTAGTGGAGGGCTGCACAGTGTTTCTCAACAAGGGCTGCGGCATCCAACTTGCCGACGCCCAGCAGAACCGCATCTTAGGCAACCGCGTGAACACCAACTACGGCGACGGCATCCGCGTTTCCATCCGCACCGAGAGTGCCTCCGATAAGAACATCATCAGCCAAAACACCATCTACGACAACGGCTACCGAGGCAAAGGTGGCTTCTCCGGCATAGCACTCGTCGGCGGCAACACAAGCTCTGCTTTAGCGATCCATGACTGCGTAGTCTCAAATAACGAGGTCTTCAACACCAAAGACTGGGGGCAGCCGCAGAGCTTTGGCATCCGGGAATACGGCGCCAACATCGGCAACCTGCTATTGGGCAACGCATGCACAAACAACACGGCGGTAAACATCCGAACCGTCGGCGCCACCACTCAATGTGCCAGCAGCTGGAACGGAACCAGCTACATCTCCGGGTACTCGCCTGCACCTACTTCTCAAGCCATTAAAACAAAGTAGTAAAAAACATCAGAAATGATTTTTTTTAATGAGATTTCGTGGTCGTCGGGATTTGAACCGGCAGGTCATGAGGTTTTAAGAGTAACGGTTAGAGCGAAACGGATATGAAAAAGCCCATTTCATGTAATATGTTGTGGCGGGGTTTTTTGAGGATCTTCATTTTAGACAACGGCCGACTTGAGGGCGACTACAACTGGATAGTGGCAATGTCCACCGTTGGCACACTCGAAAACAAGACGCCGCCCGCAAAATGGATAAGCATACCCACCTACTGCGTACTCATCGATTCTTCTGGGGGAAAAATCCTCTATGACACAGGCTGCCACCCGGAGGCGATGCGGGGGTATTGGCCGCAGAATTTAAGGTCAATTTTCCCCTACTTCTTCACTGACCACCAGCTTCTAATCAAGCAATTAGCGCTAACGGGCACTGCGCCCCAGGACATAAAAACGGTAATTCTTTCCCATCTGCATCTGGACCACGCCGGAAACAACCACCTGTTCAGGCATGCGGATTTCTATGTTCACAAGAAAGATTACGCTTATGCAAGGCACCTTGTTGATTCAAGCCCTGATCCAAACGAGCATGGAGCATACGTTAAAGCAGACCTCGAAATCCCATCGGATAAGCTTCGCCTCGTTGACGGCGACATGCGTATGTCGGATGGCATTGAGCTGGTTTCGCTGCCGGGGCACACACCGGGAATTCTGGGTTTGGTGGCGCATCTGAAGAACGAAGGCACGCTGATTTTTCCCTCAGACGCCCTCTATACCCAAGAGAACTATGGTCCACCCACCAAGATGTCGGGGATAGTGTACGATAGCGTCGCATTCAAGGAGTCAATAGAGAAAATCAGGGACTTACAGAAGAAATTTGACGCGAAAATCATGTTTTCCCATGATCTGCCCATCTTTAAAACCTTCAAAGTAGCGCCAGAATACTACAGTTAACTGGTTTAGAGACTGATGGGTGCCGTCGGCGGGATTTGGAATTGGGCTCATTAACTTGGAGGCCAAAGTCTAAGCAGGGTTTTTCTCCCGATAGTTGAGAAATAGCGAAGTTATGGCAGCTTCTATTGATTGCGATGCCTCAGTGTCAGAATAACCATCAAACCCTTCTCAAGGGGGGCATTAACCAAGTAATCTCTCTCAATGAGCACTGCTGCTTTAGACTAACGTTAATTCAAGTTTTCCGCAGGGCCCCATGACTAACTTGCCGCTGGACTTTTAGGGACCCGCTTTTTGGATTTCCTAAAAACCAGTAAACCCAATATCAAAAGAATTAGTCCCACAGGTATCAGCACAAACGGGAGCCAGCCATAGAGGGGTATTCTGGAGCCTAACTGTATTTCGGCTTTAATGCCGCTTGAGCCATCCGCGTTCATGATGACAAGCATGCTCATTTTGTCCCCTTCATTGTTTGGGTCACAGTACAGTGTAGTTGAACTTGAGGTGGTAGCAGTGTTAAGCCAGAGGGGCTCTTGAGGAGGCACCAGAGGAGGGCTGTTCTGGTTGACTACATGTAGTTTTGAAATGTTTAATGCTGCATAGTAGGCTCTGGCGGTGTAGCCCCATCCTGACTCAGGCGTGGCATACTGGTAGTTTCCTGTGTACGCATTAACCGTGCTTGCGGCGCCCCAACCAGCAAAAACCGATTGGTTAGGTTCAATTGAGGTAACTATCCACTTTAGTCTAGCTTCACTCACTGGGGAACCGACCCACAATAGGAAAGCACTTGCGGGGGTATCTATGGTGTAGTTTTCGCTCAGTGCATAGCCTTCAAAATCGTTACCAGCGTTAAGATAGAGTATAGCCGCTCCAGCAACTAACGCCATTAAAGATAGCGCTAGCAGCAAAAGGCTACAAACAAGCATAAGCCATTTTTTACGTGGTTTACTGTGTGAAACCTCATTAGCAGTCAAGTAACCTTCCCCTTAGTTATGGCTAAGCTGCTTGGTTGCAATAAAAGCTTTTCCAAGCAACTTAAGCGCAATATCGGGTTGTCTGGTTTATTACATATTTTTCACTATTAGATGATGGCAGGAACTGCCTATACTCATCATCTCCTGGTGGCTTTGCTGAAGGCTGCTTTTTGGATTCAGCGAGTGGTTTGAGTTCCATGTTGGTTGTGGCAGTATCCTCAAGCAGATCGTCTGCGTGTACCTCTGATCTTTGTTGCTCCACCGAGACCTCCCTCCCCTTATAAAAAGCTAAAATGACGTGGTGCGGTCGCCGGGATTTGAACCCGGGATCATTAGCTTGGAAGGCTAAAGTCCTAAACCAGACTAGACGACGGCCGCCCATGTTTGCTGATTAAGGCTGTCATTGGGTTTTTGCCCACTAATACTTAACCAGTAGTCAGATTGATGTTTTGAGGTTTTAATAAATCTTTCAGGAAATATGCGTCATCTGTTTTATCTCAGTTGGTTATGGGGGTTGTATGCTTGTGTTTGGGCCTCCGCTTCTTCTTTCAAGAAACGGCAATCTGCCCAGTTTCCTGCTTTGCCTCCAACTGCTGTTATCAGTCTTAATGCTTAAGTCATGTTAGTGGTGACATATTTCGTAATTGGAAATATGCCTTTTAAGCGAAAACGCACACATCTATTCTTGTAAGAAAGGAGCACCACAATAACACACGGGATAGCCACAAAGTTAAGCGGATCTGGCTG
Coding sequences within it:
- a CDS encoding N-acyl homoserine lactonase family protein, whose protein sequence is MRIFILDNGRLEGDYNWIVAMSTVGTLENKTPPAKWISIPTYCVLIDSSGGKILYDTGCHPEAMRGYWPQNLRSIFPYFFTDHQLLIKQLALTGTAPQDIKTVILSHLHLDHAGNNHLFRHADFYVHKKDYAYARHLVDSSPDPNEHGAYVKADLEIPSDKLRLVDGDMRMSDGIELVSLPGHTPGILGLVAHLKNEGTLIFPSDALYTQENYGPPTKMSGIVYDSVAFKESIEKIRDLQKKFDAKIMFSHDLPIFKTFKVAPEYYS
- a CDS encoding right-handed parallel beta-helix repeat-containing protein, encoding MGNKGTLKIIALCIACLLVGVAIGIYITVPPNAPDYVISQQGRLVVAENSLGIVAFSGADASQVINDATHSGNSVYIKSGTYNLTAPIVVFSNSILIGEGTDDPVLGTSDSATRLVRSPTLNGSIITGANVYNVLIKTLSIDGARINSTITNEFCDGVHFDVIKRSRLEGIAVYDCMGNGICLTGSGSIENRIVYCSVRHNNMNGILQQLQSDSSVYFCEVGGNGYDGLRLYTSGNNLVEGCTVFLNKGCGIQLADAQQNRILGNRVNTNYGDGIRVSIRTESASDKNIISQNTIYDNGYRGKGGFSGIALVGGNTSSALAIHDCVVSNNEVFNTKDWGQPQSFGIREYGANIGNLLLGNACTNNTAVNIRTVGATTQCASSWNGTSYISGYSPAPTSQAIKTK